A region from the Colwellia sp. PAMC 21821 genome encodes:
- a CDS encoding TonB-dependent receptor produces the protein MKYMKLNAISISILASLALPIANAAENEEKKEPKSAVEVIEVTGFKSSLKKSINAKRYSDGVVDSIHAEDVGKSTDQNIADALSRVTGVTVQEQDGEGTKISVRGAGPALNQISMNGIALTSGLSGSGDGAVADQSVDLSSFSSDILSSIDVQKTASADQDEGSLGANIVLRTVRPLSIKSPKRTVEVQGRYNDYSGEFNRKISASFSDKFMDDNLGFIFTIADETQSTRVDEFKMEWDDEVHSAAANKARDSRTGELITTETEFITPASAEYKLNSNKRDRLSATAGIQFLPTETTEVQIDLNYSKQDIDLDNHRYNMQFGLTDPNLDTDPQEDWWTINQETHTQEKRLMRRSKGRIYRQLDGQEVENKLASFNIKQIITDTLSADLTMGYSRTTSGSKENANIVLIPKGNTRDTPLVSNSPNIPSLEPSGVDCSSGVCNLVVAEQLSFYQPGTIQANNALAPNTTNPLDPFLFSVQNVSQDLDKNSDTNKSIFLDFDWDVEFLGVNRIEFGGKYTNRVKDVSSLRTIITDATSLLDDNGEEISIPGGLSSLRMVDVLGGGAFPVDNFMDGIVSNRQDFLNGWGVVDPFKALAYASGDGRDVRTKEDSTGSRVIEQDVSALYTKLNFEYFDGFMTGNVGLRYVKTKTAAEAYTKINYPGNANVYDVSGLIYNQQLANTNLPACTLSTNGGDNPLDYPNGNQNEYPINLPAPGTCYEALFLYDFHKSDLVNGILPPELQAFGNQILDVVYDAQGNVIGINNNSSNSNGRNGRFPNNATNPIKAWADRSTNINNTLNGQPIGTDASQRSVINQDSASNNVFLPSLNLNFALSDDLIGRFSASKTMARPGFDDTRPSGNINEDIFKVNGSGQINNTALKPLESKNLDLSLEWYFNESGLLSFAYFRKDMKNFTESIAETYLWKDLRTNYDLEGVENLDDVLLTPTPLLGDDGEQKVDEFTGLPMWEETPYTELADGSTCMPDRSSHSNLSEAWTFNCHTLILDVKRNGKGALTQGIEFNYTQVYDFLPGALSGLGLSVNYTFADSESDKETSVTTGKTVSPLPQPYTPRHSANTTLFWEKDGFMMRLAHRYNSIQLVNRNIADGNAAEWSDATSRLDFSSSYKLNKTISLTFQALNLTDDTNRNFLTSTGFVINGEVLDEGNAMTDNVNTSRTTQLFKTGRQFRLGIRGSF, from the coding sequence ATGAAATATATGAAGTTGAACGCCATTTCAATTTCAATCTTGGCATCTTTAGCTTTGCCTATCGCAAATGCTGCTGAGAATGAAGAGAAAAAAGAACCAAAAAGTGCAGTTGAAGTTATTGAAGTAACAGGGTTCAAAAGCAGTCTAAAAAAATCCATCAATGCAAAACGTTATTCTGACGGTGTCGTTGATTCCATTCATGCTGAAGATGTAGGTAAGTCAACAGATCAAAATATTGCCGATGCGCTATCGCGTGTTACCGGTGTTACGGTTCAAGAGCAAGATGGAGAAGGCACTAAAATATCAGTACGTGGTGCAGGCCCTGCTTTAAATCAAATATCAATGAATGGCATCGCATTAACCAGTGGTTTAAGCGGTAGTGGTGATGGTGCAGTTGCTGACCAAAGTGTTGACCTTAGTTCTTTTTCTTCTGATATTTTATCTTCTATTGATGTTCAAAAAACAGCTTCTGCTGACCAAGATGAAGGCTCACTTGGCGCAAATATAGTGTTGAGAACAGTTAGACCTTTATCTATCAAATCTCCTAAACGAACAGTGGAAGTACAAGGTCGTTATAATGATTACTCAGGTGAGTTTAATCGTAAAATTTCAGCAAGTTTCTCTGATAAATTTATGGACGACAACTTAGGTTTTATATTTACTATCGCTGATGAAACCCAAAGCACGCGCGTAGATGAATTCAAAATGGAATGGGATGATGAAGTTCATTCTGCTGCTGCTAATAAAGCACGCGACTCTAGAACTGGTGAATTAATAACCACAGAAACGGAATTTATAACCCCAGCAAGTGCTGAATATAAGTTAAATTCTAATAAACGTGATCGTTTATCAGCCACTGCTGGTATCCAATTTTTGCCAACAGAAACAACAGAAGTACAAATTGACTTAAATTATTCTAAACAAGATATTGATCTAGATAACCACAGATACAACATGCAGTTTGGTTTGACTGATCCAAACTTAGATACTGATCCACAAGAAGATTGGTGGACAATAAACCAAGAAACACATACCCAAGAAAAACGTTTAATGCGTCGTTCAAAAGGCCGTATTTATCGTCAATTAGATGGGCAGGAAGTTGAGAATAAGCTTGCTTCATTTAACATAAAACAAATAATAACAGATACACTAAGTGCTGACTTAACTATGGGCTACTCACGAACAACTAGTGGCTCTAAAGAAAATGCGAATATAGTACTTATTCCAAAAGGGAATACTCGAGATACCCCTTTAGTGTCTAACTCCCCTAATATTCCAAGTTTAGAGCCATCTGGTGTTGACTGTTCATCTGGTGTTTGTAATCTGGTTGTGGCCGAACAGCTTTCTTTTTATCAACCTGGCACAATTCAAGCGAATAACGCTTTAGCACCGAATACCACTAACCCACTTGACCCTTTCTTATTTAGTGTACAAAACGTTAGTCAAGACCTTGATAAAAACTCTGACACGAATAAATCAATTTTCTTAGATTTTGATTGGGATGTTGAATTTTTAGGGGTAAATAGAATAGAGTTTGGTGGTAAATACACCAATAGAGTAAAAGATGTTAGTTCATTAAGAACGATCATTACAGACGCAACAAGTTTACTTGACGATAACGGCGAAGAAATTAGTATTCCGGGTGGCCTTTCAAGTTTACGCATGGTTGATGTTTTAGGTGGTGGTGCATTTCCAGTAGATAATTTTATGGATGGCATTGTAAGCAACCGTCAAGACTTTCTAAATGGTTGGGGCGTAGTAGACCCATTCAAAGCTTTAGCTTATGCAAGTGGCGATGGACGTGACGTTCGTACAAAAGAAGATTCAACCGGTTCAAGAGTTATCGAACAAGATGTGAGTGCATTATATACAAAATTAAATTTTGAATATTTTGATGGTTTTATGACAGGTAATGTCGGCTTACGTTATGTAAAAACAAAAACAGCGGCAGAAGCGTATACCAAAATTAATTACCCAGGTAACGCCAATGTTTATGATGTTAGTGGTTTAATTTATAATCAACAACTTGCCAATACAAATTTGCCAGCTTGTACCTTAAGTACAAATGGCGGTGATAATCCACTTGATTACCCAAATGGCAATCAAAATGAATATCCAATCAATTTACCTGCTCCGGGTACCTGTTACGAAGCGTTATTTCTTTATGACTTCCATAAAAGTGATTTAGTTAATGGTATTTTACCTCCCGAGTTACAAGCATTTGGCAATCAGATATTAGATGTTGTATATGATGCACAAGGTAATGTAATTGGTATTAATAACAATAGTTCAAATTCTAACGGAAGAAATGGACGTTTTCCTAACAATGCCACAAATCCTATCAAAGCATGGGCTGATCGCTCTACTAACATTAACAATACTTTAAATGGACAACCTATAGGGACTGATGCTTCACAACGAAGTGTAATAAATCAAGACAGCGCAAGTAATAATGTTTTTTTGCCTAGTTTAAATTTAAACTTTGCACTTAGTGATGATCTAATCGGTCGTTTCTCTGCATCAAAAACTATGGCTAGGCCTGGATTTGACGATACTAGACCCAGTGGAAATATTAATGAAGATATTTTTAAAGTTAACGGTTCAGGACAAATAAACAACACAGCACTTAAACCTTTAGAATCAAAAAACTTAGATTTATCGCTTGAATGGTACTTCAATGAGTCTGGGTTGCTTTCTTTTGCTTATTTTCGTAAAGACATGAAAAACTTTACTGAAAGTATCGCTGAAACCTACCTTTGGAAGGATTTAAGAACAAACTATGATTTAGAAGGTGTAGAAAACTTAGACGATGTATTGCTCACACCAACACCGCTACTTGGGGACGATGGTGAACAAAAAGTTGACGAATTTACTGGCTTACCAATGTGGGAAGAGACCCCATATACAGAGTTAGCTGATGGCTCAACCTGTATGCCAGATCGTAGTTCACACTCTAACCTTTCTGAAGCTTGGACCTTTAATTGTCACACGCTAATTTTAGATGTTAAAAGAAATGGTAAAGGCGCATTAACTCAAGGTATAGAGTTTAATTACACCCAAGTTTATGACTTTCTCCCTGGCGCTCTTTCAGGTTTAGGTCTAAGCGTTAATTATACTTTTGCTGATTCTGAGTCTGACAAAGAAACCTCAGTAACAACCGGTAAAACTGTTAGCCCGTTACCACAACCCTACACACCTAGACATTCTGCCAACACCACCCTTTTTTGGGAAAAAGATGGCTTTATGATGCGTTTAGCACATCGTTACAATTCAATTCAACTGGTTAACAGAAACATTGCCGATGGCAATGCGGCAGAATGGTCAGATGCAACAAGCCGTTTAGATTTCAGTTCTAGCTATAAGTTAAATAAAACAATTTCTTTAACGTTCCAAGCATTGAATTTAACTGATGACACCAATCGTAACTTTTTAACCAGCACTGGCTTTGTAATAAATGGTGAAGTACTAGATGAAGGCAACGCTATGACGGACAACGTAAATACAAGTAGAACAACACAACTATTCAAAACTGGACGTCAGTTCAGACTTGGGATCCGTGGTTCTTTTTAG
- a CDS encoding Ig-like domain-containing protein yields the protein MKNNLLKKAILASFVSTVLAGCGADEGLNYNLDSNEAVEMQSRSFTISTTETDNENDENRYLIVELLQGVSSRGVTLTDDSTGIFIQDTAELWTVTPADRNLSFGSNDSPILLNDNKLVVDTYLFDEEIRSGEAAVYTLSYWINNGFQFVCANMAQHPLNCTDEEKQANPNRRTLTLEINALPDPIESISLSDFNVPLDDTIVAPLAILPSYAARQDLRTDFTWSVPDSNGIASVDDSGMLTGLALGSTTLTVTSVEMPSLTETVTITVTNPPKNVASIMLNTLNGANVTGTVSVPTCTSYNFIVTPIKQDDAQPFSGDFVYSYNSTEASSVVDYVLDTLDDTTKQAKAYFSPVNEGSSEAAEVLLNGSTPPSSVDVDINTLTNAMCADAPMMNENFKMAAPQQNRDMFKSLNGFARNGAGADGTVDGTGAFNVIAGIGKHGSDGIQFTADAATGTNAVLVAYDKNPARNIGNISLAAGGDFKVSFWIKNNNATSFKIENAIMKNTTKTFLPESGDFTDTLLDQQGIDAIEIAANADWQLVELDVLGVAAFGGNDRAKWDIIFVPSATDGSTPIDVYIDDVSIAQLNN from the coding sequence ATGAAGAATAACTTACTAAAAAAAGCTATTTTAGCATCCTTTGTTAGCACAGTTCTCGCTGGCTGCGGAGCTGACGAAGGTTTAAATTACAATCTTGATTCAAATGAAGCAGTAGAAATGCAAAGCCGCTCATTTACAATCAGTACAACTGAAACCGATAATGAAAATGATGAAAACCGTTATTTAATAGTAGAATTATTACAAGGTGTCAGCTCTAGAGGCGTTACCCTCACCGATGATTCTACCGGAATATTCATTCAAGATACTGCTGAATTATGGACTGTTACCCCTGCAGACCGTAATTTAAGCTTTGGCAGTAACGATTCACCTATTCTTTTAAATGACAATAAATTAGTTGTTGATACTTATTTATTTGACGAAGAAATTCGCAGTGGTGAAGCCGCTGTTTACACGCTTAGCTATTGGATAAATAATGGTTTTCAATTCGTCTGTGCAAACATGGCTCAACATCCTTTAAATTGTACAGATGAAGAAAAGCAGGCAAACCCAAATCGCCGTACTTTAACATTAGAAATAAATGCGCTACCCGACCCTATTGAATCGATTAGCTTAAGTGATTTTAATGTGCCATTAGATGACACAATTGTTGCGCCACTTGCTATTTTACCTAGCTATGCAGCAAGACAAGACTTGAGAACAGACTTTACTTGGTCTGTTCCAGATAGTAACGGCATAGCAAGTGTTGATGACAGTGGTATGTTAACCGGTTTAGCACTAGGTTCAACCACATTAACAGTAACGTCTGTTGAAATGCCTAGCTTAACTGAAACGGTAACTATCACAGTAACCAACCCACCAAAAAATGTCGCTAGCATTATGCTAAATACACTTAATGGAGCTAATGTTACAGGAACAGTTTCAGTGCCAACCTGTACATCATATAATTTTATTGTCACTCCAATTAAACAAGATGATGCACAACCTTTTAGTGGAGATTTTGTTTACAGCTACAACAGTACAGAAGCATCTAGCGTGGTTGATTATGTTTTAGATACTTTGGATGATACTACCAAACAGGCAAAGGCTTATTTCTCTCCTGTAAACGAAGGTAGTTCAGAAGCGGCTGAAGTATTATTAAATGGCTCTACACCGCCAAGCTCTGTTGATGTTGATATAAATACGCTTACAAATGCTATGTGCGCAGATGCTCCAATGATGAATGAAAACTTCAAAATGGCTGCTCCACAGCAAAATAGAGATATGTTTAAGAGTCTTAATGGTTTTGCGCGAAACGGTGCGGGCGCTGATGGTACTGTTGATGGAACAGGCGCATTCAACGTTATTGCAGGTATCGGTAAGCATGGTAGTGATGGAATACAGTTTACAGCTGATGCTGCAACAGGGACTAATGCAGTATTAGTTGCATACGATAAAAACCCAGCAAGAAATATTGGCAATATATCGTTAGCCGCAGGCGGTGATTTTAAAGTTTCTTTTTGGATTAAAAATAATAATGCAACTTCATTTAAAATTGAAAATGCTATTATGAAAAATACCACAAAAACCTTCTTACCTGAAAGTGGAGACTTCACTGATACATTATTAGACCAACAAGGTATTGATGCTATCGAGATAGCGGCAAATGCTGATTGGCAATTGGTTGAATTAGATGTTCTCGGTGTAGCTGCTTTTGGGGGTAATGACCGCGCGAAATGGGATATTATTTTTGTGCCAAGCGCAACTGACGGTAGCACTCCTATTGATGTTTATATTGATGATGTTTCAATTGCCCAATTAAATAATTGA
- a CDS encoding glycoside hydrolase family 2 TIM barrel-domain containing protein: protein MNYKLKEYKFYKVYSATLLLLFSFNCLSVQDVTTKQSFNDGWKFAKGAIADAEKESFKDSNWQGIKLPHDLAIFGPFDTKYNARTGGLPVFGTSWYRKSFNLPTFAQDKFVTITFDGVMDNSEVYINGHFVGKRPFGYIGFAYDITPFLNPIGDNNLIAVKVAPENNAARWYSGAGIYRNTWIEIDDQVHVAKWGTFVSTPEVSRDKAKVNLKTKVVNKGDDVSITLVHTVKSELGDVVKKVSQNYEIKANKTTELAQEFIISNPILWDVNNPHRYQISTAVIKNNKTVDIYSTPLGVRHIEYKPDDGFWLNWRRVQIQGVSLHHDNGPLGAVVNKRAIERKFEIMQDMGANSVRTTHNPPSPELVELADKMGILLQVEAFDMWKIQKPTIDNGYQKYFDEWHERDLRDMIIQHRNNPSVIMWSSGNEVMEQRESDGAVITKHLTDIMHDEDPTRLVTNGLSMYPDFLDNKLGDELDIVGLNYKAYKYAEIKKQHPDWILLGTETSSVVSTRGVYHLPIEKYKKHESKYVSSYDVITPPWAYIPDIEFENLKNNPAVMGEYIWTGFDYLGEPTPYGGRDHSNKGYWNGDWPARSSSFGAVDLVGLPKDRFYLYQSEWTKKPMVHLLPHWNWEHKMGEEIPVVAYTNAESVELFVNGKSMGKKVKGVDTVTLPVKLKHDKSVTHFESKYRVMWNVKYQPGAIKVIAYNGDEAVAEKEIKTAGLPYQIELVPDRHEINADGEDLSYVTVLIKDKDGNLCPNADNKVIFTVEGAAVIEGVGNGDSATVEPFKADYRRAFYGKAMLIIKSKEEEQGVIKIRAYSDRLVAAEINLKSI from the coding sequence ATGAACTACAAGTTAAAAGAATATAAGTTTTACAAGGTGTATAGTGCTACGCTTTTATTGTTATTTTCATTTAATTGCCTTTCTGTGCAAGATGTAACGACTAAACAGAGCTTTAATGATGGTTGGAAGTTTGCCAAAGGCGCAATAGCTGACGCAGAAAAAGAAAGCTTTAAAGATAGCAACTGGCAAGGTATTAAATTACCGCATGACTTAGCAATATTTGGTCCTTTTGATACAAAATATAATGCACGTACAGGTGGCTTACCTGTTTTTGGTACTTCGTGGTATCGAAAATCTTTTAATTTACCAACATTTGCGCAAGATAAATTTGTCACAATTACATTCGATGGGGTAATGGATAACTCTGAAGTTTATATAAATGGTCATTTTGTCGGAAAGCGTCCTTTTGGCTATATTGGATTTGCCTATGACATAACCCCCTTTTTAAATCCAATTGGGGATAATAATTTAATCGCGGTAAAGGTAGCTCCTGAAAACAATGCCGCTCGTTGGTACTCTGGCGCAGGTATTTATCGAAATACATGGATAGAAATTGACGATCAAGTTCATGTAGCAAAGTGGGGGACTTTTGTCTCAACTCCTGAAGTATCTAGAGATAAAGCAAAAGTAAATTTAAAAACTAAAGTTGTAAATAAAGGCGATGATGTTTCTATTACTTTAGTTCACACCGTAAAAAGTGAATTGGGTGATGTAGTTAAAAAAGTATCGCAAAACTATGAAATCAAAGCAAATAAAACAACTGAGTTAGCGCAAGAATTTATAATTTCAAATCCTATTTTGTGGGATGTTAATAATCCCCACAGATACCAAATTAGCACTGCCGTTATCAAAAATAATAAAACAGTGGATATCTACTCAACTCCACTAGGTGTTAGGCATATTGAGTATAAGCCTGATGATGGTTTTTGGTTGAATTGGCGACGAGTTCAAATTCAAGGGGTAAGCTTACATCATGATAATGGCCCTTTAGGTGCGGTTGTTAATAAGCGTGCAATTGAGAGAAAATTTGAAATAATGCAGGACATGGGCGCGAACTCTGTGCGTACTACACATAATCCACCATCACCTGAGTTAGTTGAGTTAGCCGATAAGATGGGTATTTTATTGCAAGTTGAAGCGTTTGATATGTGGAAAATTCAAAAACCAACTATAGATAATGGCTACCAAAAATACTTCGATGAATGGCATGAGCGTGATTTGCGCGATATGATCATTCAACATCGCAATAATCCCTCTGTAATCATGTGGAGCTCAGGTAATGAAGTGATGGAGCAAAGGGAGAGTGACGGTGCTGTAATCACAAAACATTTAACCGATATTATGCATGATGAAGACCCTACACGTTTAGTGACCAATGGTTTAAGTATGTACCCTGATTTTCTAGATAATAAGCTGGGTGACGAACTCGATATTGTTGGTTTAAATTACAAGGCTTATAAATATGCGGAAATTAAAAAGCAACATCCAGATTGGATTCTATTAGGTACTGAAACATCTTCTGTTGTGAGCACTCGAGGCGTTTATCACCTACCCATTGAAAAATACAAAAAACACGAATCAAAGTATGTTTCTAGCTATGATGTGATAACCCCACCTTGGGCTTATATCCCTGATATTGAATTTGAAAACTTAAAGAATAACCCTGCCGTTATGGGAGAGTATATCTGGACAGGATTTGATTATTTAGGTGAACCAACACCGTATGGCGGCAGAGACCATAGCAATAAAGGTTATTGGAATGGTGATTGGCCTGCTAGAAGCTCTTCTTTTGGTGCAGTGGATTTAGTTGGATTACCTAAAGATAGATTTTACTTATATCAAAGTGAGTGGACTAAAAAACCTATGGTTCATTTATTGCCTCATTGGAATTGGGAACATAAAATGGGTGAAGAAATCCCTGTTGTTGCTTATACCAATGCTGAATCTGTTGAGTTATTTGTTAATGGTAAATCTATGGGGAAAAAAGTTAAAGGTGTTGATACCGTAACGTTACCTGTTAAATTAAAGCATGATAAATCAGTGACACATTTTGAGTCTAAATATAGAGTGATGTGGAATGTGAAGTATCAACCAGGAGCCATTAAAGTTATTGCGTACAACGGTGATGAAGCTGTAGCTGAGAAAGAAATAAAAACGGCAGGTTTACCATATCAGATAGAATTAGTACCCGATCGTCATGAAATTAATGCAGATGGTGAAGATTTATCTTATGTTACTGTTTTAATCAAAGATAAAGACGG